One genomic window of Polyangium aurulentum includes the following:
- a CDS encoding SGNH/GDSL hydrolase family protein codes for MRSTFIISLIAPVLTGLLGACTHQAHDMGQPATPSSPAHAAPAPNTLASASMPAPGSKDAGPAHAPDPSAPAASVPAEEAPPIPPRSVVLHIGDSFLMAGFAQTLRPKMKELGANYLVHSQQSSYTTTWPLKLGKLVGDFHPDLVIINLGANEVELTDTAGRAKAVERMIKIIGDRPCVWVSPPLWRKDTGIIEIIRRHSIPCRYFDSDALAGTISRQHDLIHPDARGGEIWAEAFWKWLLAERAGAPKEGEKLPAGSGRHPVNPWRLKPAPAEEHSPRGKTAANP; via the coding sequence ATGCGCTCGACGTTCATCATCTCGCTCATCGCGCCCGTGCTCACGGGCCTGCTCGGCGCATGCACGCATCAGGCCCACGACATGGGCCAGCCTGCCACGCCGTCAAGCCCCGCGCACGCGGCGCCCGCCCCGAACACCCTTGCGAGCGCGTCCATGCCCGCGCCCGGATCCAAGGACGCAGGCCCTGCGCATGCGCCGGATCCGAGCGCGCCCGCGGCCAGCGTGCCGGCCGAGGAAGCGCCGCCGATCCCGCCGCGCTCGGTGGTGCTGCACATCGGCGACTCGTTCCTGATGGCGGGGTTCGCGCAGACGCTGCGGCCGAAGATGAAGGAGCTGGGCGCCAACTACCTGGTGCACTCGCAGCAGAGCTCGTACACGACCACCTGGCCGCTCAAGCTCGGCAAGCTCGTCGGCGACTTCCATCCCGATCTCGTGATCATCAACCTCGGCGCCAACGAGGTGGAGCTGACGGACACCGCGGGGCGCGCGAAGGCGGTGGAGCGGATGATCAAGATCATCGGCGACAGGCCGTGCGTGTGGGTGTCGCCGCCCCTGTGGCGCAAGGACACGGGGATCATCGAGATCATTCGCCGGCACTCGATCCCGTGCCGCTACTTCGACTCGGACGCGCTCGCGGGGACGATCTCGCGGCAGCACGACCTCATCCACCCGGACGCGCGCGGCGGCGAGATCTGGGCCGAGGCGTTCTGGAAGTGGCTGCTCGCGGAGCGCGCCGGCGCGCCCAAGGAAGGCGAGAAGCTCCCCGCCGGCTCGGGGCGCCATCCGGTGAACCCCTGGCGCCTCAAGCCCGCGCCGGCAGAAGAGCACTCACCGAGAGGGAAGACCGCGGCGAACCCCTAG
- a CDS encoding site-2 protease family protein, with the protein MNFRLFGFDIEVQASFWISTAFLGYWGNAGGSPREMLPRLAVWVLAVLVSVLVHELGHAFAFRRYRIQSDIVLYHFGGLTVPRAALPLTRIGNIVVSLAGPFAGFFLGGALFAFDHFAPHVTGGMPPLAQYALGTLLWVNIGWGIINLLPVHPLDGGHVLESALGPKRERLAVGISLVVATGVAIGFLYLQSFFAVFIFGMSAFQSYRRLQALSPDTTEDVPRSRAEPKNVEEPLTGELLSLLLRARAAVADEDLLKARSLAEEVLARQASEEPPPPRAIREALEILGWVEMIGGDTDKAARMVREAGKHGEVDPALVGSLHFARRDLREARKVLEAARTKGDDRKEVVGPLIQILIEQGETARAAAVAYDIVDALSEEDARRMAKISFDARAFDWSARLYEAVFERGAHPEDAYDAARAHAQDGAYERALELLRKAVEAGFSDRGRAWSDAALEALRADRALETVLPRP; encoded by the coding sequence ATGAATTTCCGGCTGTTTGGCTTCGACATCGAGGTGCAGGCGAGCTTCTGGATCTCGACCGCATTCCTCGGCTACTGGGGGAACGCCGGCGGTTCGCCCCGTGAAATGCTGCCGAGGCTGGCCGTCTGGGTGCTGGCCGTGCTGGTGAGCGTCCTCGTGCACGAGCTCGGCCACGCGTTCGCCTTCCGGCGCTACCGCATCCAGTCGGACATCGTGCTCTACCACTTCGGCGGGCTCACCGTGCCGCGCGCCGCCCTGCCGCTCACGCGCATCGGCAACATCGTCGTGAGCCTCGCGGGCCCGTTCGCCGGGTTCTTCCTCGGCGGCGCCCTCTTCGCCTTCGATCACTTCGCCCCGCACGTCACAGGCGGGATGCCGCCCCTCGCGCAGTACGCGCTCGGCACCCTGCTCTGGGTGAACATCGGCTGGGGCATCATCAACCTCCTGCCCGTGCATCCCCTCGACGGCGGCCACGTGCTCGAGAGCGCCCTCGGCCCGAAGCGCGAGCGCCTCGCGGTGGGCATCTCGCTCGTGGTGGCCACGGGCGTCGCGATCGGGTTTCTGTACCTGCAGTCGTTTTTCGCCGTGTTCATCTTCGGGATGAGCGCGTTCCAGAGCTACCGCCGCCTGCAAGCGCTCTCGCCCGACACGACCGAGGACGTGCCGCGCTCGCGCGCCGAGCCGAAGAACGTCGAGGAGCCGCTCACGGGCGAGCTTCTCTCGCTGCTCCTGCGCGCGCGCGCCGCCGTCGCCGACGAGGATCTGCTCAAGGCGCGGAGCCTGGCCGAGGAGGTTCTCGCGCGTCAGGCCTCCGAAGAGCCTCCGCCGCCGCGCGCGATCCGCGAGGCGCTCGAGATCCTCGGCTGGGTGGAGATGATCGGCGGCGACACGGACAAGGCCGCGCGCATGGTGCGCGAGGCGGGCAAGCACGGCGAGGTCGACCCCGCGCTCGTGGGCTCGCTCCACTTCGCGCGCCGCGATCTGCGCGAGGCGCGCAAGGTGCTCGAGGCCGCGCGCACGAAGGGCGACGACCGCAAGGAGGTCGTTGGCCCGCTCATCCAGATCCTCATCGAGCAGGGCGAGACCGCGCGCGCCGCCGCCGTCGCGTACGACATCGTCGACGCGCTGAGCGAGGAGGACGCGCGGCGCATGGCGAAGATCTCCTTCGACGCCCGCGCCTTCGACTGGTCGGCGCGCCTGTACGAGGCCGTCTTCGAGCGCGGCGCGCACCCGGAAGACGCCTACGACGCGGCACGCGCGCACGCGCAAGACGGCGCCTACGAGCGCGCGCTCGAGCTGCTCCGCAAGGCCGTCGAGGCCGGCTTCAGCGACCGCGGCCGCGCCTGGTCCGACGCTGCGCTCGAGGCGCTGCGCGCCGACCGAGCCCTCGAGACCGTCCTGCCCCGCCCCTGA
- the dut gene encoding dUTP diphosphatase, translating to MNVRVPFVRVGDVDVPTPAYQSEGAVGLDLCAAIEEDVTIDNGERRLVPTGLAVAIPVGFEGQVRPRSGLALRHGVTVLNAPGTIDPDYRGELKVLLINHGGAPFVVRKGDRIAQLVICPVARAELVAVPALDETSRGAGGYGSTGVGS from the coding sequence GTGAACGTGCGCGTTCCGTTCGTGCGCGTCGGCGACGTCGACGTGCCCACGCCGGCGTACCAGTCCGAGGGCGCCGTCGGGCTCGATCTGTGCGCCGCGATCGAAGAGGACGTCACGATCGACAACGGCGAGCGAAGGCTCGTGCCCACGGGTCTCGCCGTCGCGATCCCCGTGGGGTTCGAGGGCCAGGTGCGGCCGCGATCGGGCCTGGCGCTCAGGCATGGCGTCACGGTGCTCAACGCGCCGGGCACGATCGATCCCGACTACCGCGGCGAGCTCAAGGTGCTGCTCATCAACCACGGCGGGGCGCCGTTCGTCGTCCGCAAGGGCGACAGGATCGCGCAGCTCGTGATCTGTCCGGTCGCGCGGGCCGAGCTCGTGGCCGTGCCCGCGCTCGACGAGACCTCGCGCGGCGCGGGCGGGTACGGATCGACCGGCGTCGGGTCCTGA
- a CDS encoding S1 RNA-binding domain-containing protein — MSERRDQPESFGALFEQTGGGRNDRRRYHVGDKVEVTVVVVAQNAVFADLGGKQEGFFERADLSDPDGKLLVAVGSKVSAAVASIDRATGQVRLQPVFVRGSEGEPVTTGLGGGQKGGSALVLVEGARVKGTVTGIERYGVFVQIAGATQGRGGRGLIPTQETATPRGADLKKHFSVGQEVEAKIVGIDEQGKIRLSITAIAADEERSAFEKFRGGGGGNVAPEAAAETSAPKGGEKKREGGKKQPEVRGFGTLGDLLSKKTKK; from the coding sequence ATGTCCGAGCGGCGGGATCAGCCGGAGTCTTTTGGGGCCCTCTTCGAGCAGACCGGGGGCGGGCGCAACGATCGCCGCCGCTACCACGTCGGCGACAAGGTCGAGGTCACCGTCGTCGTCGTCGCGCAGAACGCCGTGTTCGCCGACCTCGGCGGCAAGCAGGAGGGCTTCTTCGAGCGCGCAGACCTCTCCGACCCCGACGGCAAGCTGCTCGTCGCCGTCGGCAGCAAGGTCAGCGCCGCCGTCGCGAGCATCGATCGCGCGACCGGTCAGGTCCGGCTCCAGCCCGTGTTCGTTCGAGGCTCCGAGGGCGAGCCCGTCACCACGGGCCTCGGCGGAGGACAGAAGGGCGGCAGCGCGCTCGTCCTCGTCGAGGGCGCGCGGGTCAAGGGCACCGTCACCGGCATCGAGCGCTACGGCGTCTTCGTCCAGATCGCCGGCGCCACGCAGGGACGCGGCGGGCGCGGGCTCATCCCCACCCAGGAGACGGCCACGCCGCGCGGCGCCGATCTCAAGAAGCACTTCTCCGTGGGCCAGGAGGTCGAGGCCAAGATCGTCGGCATCGACGAGCAGGGCAAGATTCGCCTCTCGATCACCGCCATCGCCGCGGACGAGGAGCGCAGCGCGTTCGAGAAGTTCCGCGGCGGCGGCGGCGGCAACGTCGCGCCCGAGGCGGCGGCCGAGACGAGCGCGCCCAAGGGCGGCGAGAAGAAGCGCGAGGGCGGCAAGAAGCAGCCCGAGGTGCGCGGCTTCGGCACCCTCGGCGATCTGCTCTCCAAGAAGACCAAGAAGTGA
- a CDS encoding tyrosine-type recombinase/integrase, translated as MTVRKTMRGDEPRWVIDITYRKPDGTKGRYRRDAQVQTSAAARAEERRLLAQLAQFGDLPTPKTEAPAEPEQRLTFGDAVALFREGKAITELKPSTRKGYEEILTKRLLPEIADRPLDEVDFAYASSLDAALVKEELSASRRRNVLIVVRSVLRAAVDAGKLPAMPKLPDLPKKGKKALLPLTRAQVDAILAASPKPWKLAFGLAAFAGLRAGEVRALRGADVDLDAGLIIVRHSTSKGVTSTPKSGHEREVPIAEPLLVLLAEAGPRSPHALVATTAHGEGWGESGLLQAFRRAQKKAGLSGFRFHDLRHFFVTELFRGGAAAPAVQALAGHLHLSTTQRYAHMVRKDLKATIGLLATRGNGVETAGEQPR; from the coding sequence ATGACCGTGCGCAAGACGATGCGGGGCGACGAGCCTCGCTGGGTCATTGACATCACGTATCGCAAGCCTGACGGCACGAAGGGCCGCTACCGGCGCGACGCCCAGGTGCAGACCTCCGCTGCCGCCCGTGCCGAGGAGCGACGTCTCCTCGCGCAGCTCGCACAGTTCGGCGACCTGCCCACGCCGAAGACCGAAGCCCCTGCGGAGCCCGAGCAGCGTCTCACCTTCGGCGATGCCGTCGCGCTCTTCCGCGAGGGCAAGGCCATCACCGAGCTCAAGCCGAGCACGCGCAAGGGGTACGAGGAGATCCTCACGAAGAGGCTGCTCCCCGAGATCGCAGACCGCCCGCTCGACGAGGTGGACTTCGCGTACGCCTCGTCGCTTGACGCCGCGCTCGTGAAGGAAGAGCTCTCGGCCTCGCGTCGCCGGAACGTGCTCATCGTCGTCCGCTCGGTCCTCCGTGCAGCCGTCGATGCCGGCAAGCTCCCGGCCATGCCGAAGCTCCCCGACCTACCGAAGAAGGGGAAGAAGGCCCTGCTCCCGCTCACCCGGGCGCAGGTCGATGCGATCCTCGCGGCCTCTCCAAAGCCGTGGAAGCTCGCCTTCGGTCTCGCAGCGTTCGCAGGCCTCAGGGCAGGGGAGGTGAGGGCGCTGCGCGGGGCTGACGTCGACCTCGACGCCGGCCTCATCATCGTCCGGCACTCGACGAGCAAGGGAGTCACCTCGACGCCGAAGTCAGGTCACGAGCGAGAGGTTCCGATCGCGGAGCCCCTCCTCGTCCTGCTCGCCGAAGCCGGTCCCCGCTCCCCGCACGCGCTGGTCGCCACGACAGCGCACGGCGAGGGCTGGGGCGAGTCGGGACTCCTCCAGGCGTTCCGGCGGGCGCAGAAGAAGGCCGGCCTGTCCGGCTTCCGTTTCCACGACCTCCGCCACTTCTTCGTGACCGAGCTCTTCCGCGGCGGCGCCGCCGCTCCAGCCGTGCAGGCTCTGGCGGGGCACCTGCACCTCTCGACCACGCAGAGGTACGCCCACATGGTCCGCAAGGACCTCAAGGCAACGATCGGCCTCCTCGCCACCCGTGGTAACGGCGTGGAAACGGCCGGGGAGCAGCCTCGCTGA